In the genome of Chryseobacterium oryzae, one region contains:
- the clpP gene encoding ATP-dependent Clp endopeptidase proteolytic subunit ClpP, whose amino-acid sequence MDIKKEFRDFSVKHMGNNGLVTDQYMGAFNPTNLTPYIMEERRMNVAQMDVFSRLMMDRIIFLGTGIDDQVANIVTAQLLFLESSDPNKDIQIYINSPGGSVYAGLGIYDTMQIIKPDVATICTGIAASMGAVLLVAGEKGKRSALKHSRVMIHQPSGGAQGVASDMEINLREMLKLKKELYDIISEHSGQTYEWVEKASDRDYWMTSEEAKSFGMVDEVLQRSKEK is encoded by the coding sequence ATGGATATTAAAAAAGAATTCAGAGATTTCTCAGTAAAGCATATGGGAAATAACGGTTTGGTAACCGATCAATATATGGGAGCATTCAATCCTACCAATCTTACACCTTATATTATGGAGGAGAGAAGAATGAACGTTGCACAAATGGACGTTTTTTCTAGATTGATGATGGACAGAATTATTTTCCTGGGAACCGGAATCGACGATCAGGTGGCAAATATTGTGACAGCACAGCTTTTGTTTCTGGAAAGTTCGGATCCGAATAAAGATATTCAGATTTATATTAATTCTCCTGGAGGAAGTGTTTATGCAGGATTGGGAATTTATGACACGATGCAGATAATTAAACCAGATGTAGCAACAATTTGTACTGGTATTGCTGCATCTATGGGGGCTGTACTTTTAGTTGCAGGAGAAAAAGGTAAGCGTTCTGCATTAAAGCATTCTAGAGTAATGATTCACCAACCGAGCGGTGGTGCACAAGGTGTTGCTTCTGATATGGAAATTAACCTGAGAGAGATGCTGAAACTGAAAAAAGAATTGTATGACATTATTTCTGAACATTCCGGGCAAACCTACGAATGGGTAGAAAAAGCATCCGACAGAGATTACTGGATGACATCTGAAGAAGCGAAAAGCTTTGGAATGGTAGATGAAGTTTTACAGAGATCTAAAGAAAAATAA
- the msrB gene encoding peptide-methionine (R)-S-oxide reductase MsrB: protein MKNILIILGLSIGIAAFAASCGEAKPQSTENKKDNKTIMNTENLKEVYFAGGCFWGTEHFFQQVRGVVKTEVGYANGNTKNPTYEEVVSHTTGFAETVKVIYDPKQVDLKLLIDLYFKTIDPTSIDKQGNDRGNQYRTGIYSTDNETEATVKTEVEKLAKNYSKPVVVETIPLKNFYKAEDYHQDYLDKNPGGYCHIEPGLFEMAKNANPLPKKEVQYTKQDKNVLKTKLTAEQYNVTQENGTERPFQNEYWDETREGIYVDITTGEPLFISTDKFESGCGWPSFSKPITKKLIDEKIDRSHGMTRVEVRSKTGDAHLGHVFNDGPADKGGLRYCINSASLKFIPKAEMEKNGYGEYISLLDKK from the coding sequence ATGAAAAATATTCTTATAATATTGGGTTTAAGTATCGGAATTGCCGCATTCGCAGCGAGTTGTGGAGAAGCTAAACCACAATCTACAGAAAATAAAAAAGATAACAAAACAATTATGAACACTGAAAATTTAAAAGAAGTCTATTTTGCAGGTGGATGCTTTTGGGGAACGGAGCATTTTTTTCAACAAGTAAGAGGTGTTGTAAAAACCGAAGTAGGTTACGCCAACGGAAATACCAAGAACCCAACCTATGAAGAAGTAGTAAGTCATACCACAGGTTTTGCAGAAACAGTAAAAGTAATTTACGATCCAAAACAAGTAGATTTGAAGCTTTTAATTGATCTTTATTTTAAAACCATCGATCCTACAAGTATTGATAAACAAGGCAACGACCGAGGCAACCAATACAGAACAGGAATTTATTCTACGGATAATGAAACGGAAGCTACAGTTAAAACAGAAGTAGAAAAACTAGCAAAAAATTACAGTAAACCTGTCGTTGTAGAAACTATACCTTTGAAAAATTTTTATAAAGCTGAAGATTATCATCAGGATTATTTGGATAAAAACCCAGGTGGATACTGCCATATTGAACCAGGACTTTTCGAAATGGCAAAAAACGCCAATCCTCTTCCTAAAAAAGAAGTTCAGTACACTAAGCAAGATAAAAATGTGCTAAAAACTAAATTGACTGCAGAACAATATAATGTTACACAGGAAAACGGAACAGAAAGACCTTTTCAAAACGAATACTGGGATGAAACCAGAGAAGGAATTTATGTTGATATTACCACCGGAGAACCTTTATTTATCTCAACTGATAAATTTGAATCAGGATGTGGATGGCCCAGTTTTTCTAAACCTATTACCAAAAAGTTAATTGATGAAAAAATTGACCGCTCTCATGGAATGACGAGAGTTGAAGTGAGAAGTAAAACCGGTGATGCACATTTAGGTCATGTCTTCAATGATGGTCCCGCAGATAAAGGAGGACTTCGTTACTGTATTAATTCTGCATCTTTAAAATTTATTCCAAAAGCTGAAATGGAAAAAAATGGATACGGAGAGTACATTTCTTTATTAGATAAAAAATAA
- the dnaG gene encoding DNA primase yields MISKQTIDKIFSTIRVEEIVGEYVQLKRAGSNFKGLSPFHEEKSPSFVVSPSKQIWKDFSTGKGGTAISFLMEIENFTYPEALRHAAKKYGIEIEEDQREFSEEAKIAQSERDLLYKIHEVANEFFQNILWEDGEGKAIGLSYFRERELKDDIIKKFQLGYSPEKKNAFTEFALEKGYTKEILEKSGLSIFPENSPAGLDRFRERVIFPIHSFSGRVLGFGARILRSNVKTAKYLNSPETEIYHKSNVLYGLNQSKQAISRKNVCLLVEGYMDVISLHLSGIENVVASSGTSLTTEQIKLIKRLTENVTILFDGDNAGIKASFRSIDMLLAEGVNIRVLLFPEGDDPDSFARKHPQEYVENFIENEATDFIDFKAEILLKDAGNDPIKKADAIRNIVKSVSFVQNALKKEIYLKEVSKKFQLSEQSLFNELDIQRQITDNQTQKTHQQKENTPVKMEIVPFDKEKEDPFLFDVLFMENKLIDHMLMFGDVVLKRTDGENTEYQITVIEEILHHFEEEHYGFLAKNNEIIINQIKEGIQNDELRSGSFFVTFMDEEITTKVVDALLPKDELENWASRNIYPPNYGDKVGDQVKGDILLHKYRYIDYLIKQAIAELENYRTSDESKYFELIKKITLLKQASMRLNDMIEYSPIKGIYLDKMR; encoded by the coding sequence ATGATTTCCAAACAGACAATAGATAAGATATTTTCCACAATTCGGGTAGAAGAAATTGTTGGAGAATATGTACAGTTGAAAAGGGCAGGATCCAATTTTAAAGGGTTAAGTCCGTTTCATGAGGAAAAATCGCCCAGCTTTGTGGTTTCTCCAAGTAAACAGATTTGGAAGGATTTTTCTACAGGAAAAGGAGGAACAGCAATTTCTTTTCTCATGGAAATCGAAAATTTTACGTATCCTGAAGCATTAAGACATGCAGCAAAAAAATATGGGATAGAGATAGAAGAAGATCAACGAGAATTTTCTGAAGAAGCCAAAATTGCACAGTCTGAAAGAGATTTACTGTATAAAATTCATGAAGTAGCCAACGAGTTTTTTCAGAATATCCTTTGGGAAGATGGTGAAGGTAAGGCAATTGGTCTTTCCTATTTCAGAGAACGAGAACTGAAAGACGATATCATCAAAAAATTCCAACTTGGTTATTCACCAGAAAAGAAAAACGCATTCACAGAATTTGCATTAGAAAAAGGTTACACAAAAGAAATTTTAGAAAAATCTGGACTATCTATTTTTCCGGAGAACTCTCCTGCGGGTTTAGATCGTTTCAGAGAAAGAGTAATTTTTCCTATCCACAGTTTTTCCGGAAGAGTTTTAGGATTTGGAGCCAGAATTCTGAGAAGCAATGTGAAAACCGCAAAATATCTCAATTCCCCTGAAACAGAAATTTATCATAAGTCTAATGTTTTATATGGCTTAAACCAAAGTAAACAGGCAATTTCCCGCAAAAATGTCTGTCTTTTGGTAGAAGGTTATATGGATGTAATTTCTCTTCATCTTTCCGGGATCGAAAATGTTGTGGCAAGTTCCGGAACGTCATTAACAACAGAGCAGATTAAGCTTATTAAAAGACTTACAGAGAATGTAACCATTCTTTTTGATGGTGATAATGCGGGAATTAAAGCTAGTTTCAGAAGTATTGATATGCTTTTGGCTGAAGGAGTGAATATTCGTGTTCTTCTTTTCCCCGAAGGTGATGATCCCGACTCTTTCGCCCGTAAGCATCCGCAGGAATATGTTGAGAATTTTATTGAAAATGAAGCAACAGATTTTATAGATTTTAAAGCTGAAATTCTTTTAAAGGATGCAGGAAACGATCCTATTAAAAAAGCCGATGCGATAAGAAATATTGTAAAATCGGTTTCTTTTGTTCAGAATGCATTAAAAAAGGAAATTTACTTAAAAGAAGTTTCAAAAAAATTCCAGCTTTCGGAGCAAAGTCTGTTTAATGAACTGGATATTCAGCGGCAGATTACAGATAACCAAACACAGAAAACGCATCAGCAAAAAGAAAATACACCAGTAAAAATGGAAATTGTACCTTTTGATAAAGAAAAGGAAGATCCGTTTTTGTTTGATGTTTTATTTATGGAAAATAAGCTGATTGATCATATGCTGATGTTTGGAGATGTTGTTCTAAAGCGCACAGACGGGGAAAATACAGAATATCAGATTACCGTTATTGAAGAAATTCTTCATCATTTTGAAGAAGAACATTACGGCTTTTTAGCAAAAAACAACGAAATTATCATCAACCAGATTAAAGAAGGAATTCAGAATGATGAACTGAGAAGCGGAAGTTTTTTTGTGACTTTTATGGATGAAGAGATTACCACCAAAGTAGTAGATGCACTTCTTCCAAAAGATGAACTGGAAAACTGGGCTTCGAGAAATATCTATCCGCCTAATTACGGAGATAAAGTAGGGGATCAGGTAAAAGGCGATATTTTACTTCACAAATACCGTTATATCGATTATTTAATTAAACAAGCTATAGCCGAACTCGAAAATTACAGAACCTCAGACGAATCCAAATATTTTGAGCTGATAAAAAAAATAACATTACTAAAACAGGCTTCTATGCGCTTGAACGATATGATAGAATACTCACCCATTAAAGGGATCTATCTGGATAAAATGAGATAA